Proteins encoded together in one Salarchaeum sp. JOR-1 window:
- a CDS encoding BrxA family protein: protein MSNEHVEPEDEEGIEPEESLDPKIAHHSTYIDETKRILQTYVECGSYEELEQQVVEGNILNKNTDEYRTNILREVTRRHIPDKEEYTETPLMKVISSDVRSDVIDWCLYYEFAQDSFIRLVTTDFLYPEFERGTLSVQAVDIVEFIESIQDNYADIRDRSESTINEAATKYLTALRNFGLMEGTQRKEFAVTYIPDETVAYVVYRLFQKGVNSASEIIEHDDWKLFLMNESEVQRRIRDISPQYVNYEKRGSTQRLVRKYDSMEGLIDAF, encoded by the coding sequence ATGAGTAACGAACACGTCGAGCCAGAGGATGAAGAAGGGATTGAGCCAGAAGAGAGCCTCGACCCGAAAATCGCTCACCACAGTACGTATATCGACGAGACAAAAAGAATCCTCCAAACCTACGTAGAGTGTGGTTCTTATGAGGAGCTAGAGCAGCAGGTCGTCGAGGGTAACATCCTGAATAAGAACACCGACGAGTATCGAACGAATATTCTCCGGGAAGTTACGCGTCGGCACATCCCAGACAAAGAGGAGTATACGGAAACTCCGCTAATGAAGGTGATAAGCTCGGATGTTCGTAGTGACGTCATAGACTGGTGTCTCTACTACGAATTCGCCCAAGATTCGTTTATTCGGCTCGTCACAACGGATTTCCTCTATCCTGAATTTGAGCGTGGAACTCTCTCTGTCCAAGCAGTAGACATCGTCGAGTTCATCGAATCGATTCAGGATAACTACGCCGACATACGGGATCGCTCGGAATCGACAATAAACGAAGCCGCTACGAAGTACCTCACCGCTCTCCGCAACTTCGGTCTCATGGAGGGAACCCAGCGGAAGGAATTCGCAGTCACATACATCCCTGATGAGACCGTCGCGTACGTGGTGTATCGACTATTCCAGAAAGGCGTAAATTCCGCATCAGAGATCATCGAACACGACGACTGGAAACTATTCCTCATGAACGAGTCAGAGGTGCAGCGGCGGATTCGAGATATCTCTCCTCAGTACGTAAACTATGAGAAACGCGGCTCTACACAACGCCTCGTGAGAAAGTACGACAGTATGGAGGGCCTCATCGATGCCTTCTGA
- a CDS encoding TCP-1/cpn60 chaperonin family protein: MDIFGNGDDDDEGPTETQQRVETVVDSLRAEQIQLSEVVQRLDGSVEERPVAARVLVQAALHNSNTVEGIVEGVIDRLAERELARPVAENLLVSTESLRTNGIDYPTVAEGSLDALEEAFRRIETVRTGRSEEVLGGGASETVLATELRGHADSVGGRKQLVTEATADAFEAVPMALARQANMDPIDTLVEMRSECEAGNTVGINTEESELRNGGELAISEMELRTRLTDGVALAGIVALTQGTVTQLGTLTSHDPNLD, translated from the coding sequence ATGGATATTTTTGGCAACGGTGACGACGATGACGAGGGCCCAACCGAGACGCAACAGCGCGTTGAAACGGTCGTTGACTCCTTGCGAGCCGAGCAAATACAACTCTCGGAAGTCGTACAACGTCTTGACGGATCGGTTGAGGAGCGCCCCGTTGCGGCTCGGGTTCTGGTCCAAGCAGCCCTGCACAACTCGAATACGGTCGAAGGCATTGTTGAGGGAGTGATCGACCGGCTTGCAGAGCGAGAGCTAGCGCGTCCAGTTGCCGAAAATTTGCTCGTCTCCACCGAGAGCTTACGTACCAATGGTATCGACTACCCGACCGTCGCAGAAGGGTCGCTTGATGCGCTCGAGGAAGCGTTCCGCCGAATCGAGACAGTACGGACAGGGCGTTCCGAGGAAGTTCTCGGCGGGGGAGCGAGTGAGACCGTCCTCGCCACCGAACTCCGAGGCCACGCCGACTCTGTTGGGGGGCGCAAGCAGTTAGTCACCGAGGCGACCGCGGATGCGTTTGAAGCTGTACCAATGGCACTCGCGCGGCAAGCAAACATGGATCCAATCGACACATTAGTTGAGATGCGGAGCGAGTGTGAGGCTGGCAACACGGTCGGAATTAACACGGAAGAGAGCGAACTCCGGAACGGCGGGGAGTTGGCGATCAGCGAGATGGAGCTCCGGACGCGACTGACCGACGGGGTGGCGCTTGCTGGAATCGTCGCCCTCACGCAGGGCACAGTGACACAGCTTGGGACACTTACCAGCCACGATCCGAATCTAGATTGA
- a CDS encoding BREX protein BrxB domain-containing protein has protein sequence MPSEFQERLEEVERLVRDDRDEVGKRAGVPFIVFTYDPADEIEVDEEVQNLIEKLEYHDQNVAGIDMRDLVFTTLEERGILDSVIDLERRDKEQLLDGLKSSLLDDGGMGKLASAIAEQAEKADTVIVYRMGILYPFASASTLMGQLETNTPDDTPIVFCYPAKVDDKSLRFLDESEGTYYRARVIEHE, from the coding sequence ATGCCTTCTGAGTTTCAGGAACGGCTCGAAGAGGTTGAACGACTTGTTCGAGATGATCGTGACGAGGTTGGGAAACGAGCGGGTGTCCCGTTTATTGTCTTCACGTACGATCCAGCCGACGAAATTGAGGTTGACGAGGAGGTCCAGAACCTTATTGAAAAACTGGAATATCACGACCAGAACGTCGCCGGGATTGATATGCGAGACCTGGTCTTCACAACTCTCGAAGAACGCGGGATTTTAGATAGCGTCATCGACCTTGAACGCCGAGACAAAGAGCAGCTGCTCGATGGCCTGAAATCATCGTTGCTGGACGACGGTGGAATGGGGAAGTTGGCATCAGCAATTGCAGAACAGGCAGAGAAAGCGGATACCGTTATTGTCTACCGAATGGGTATTCTCTACCCATTTGCAAGCGCTTCCACTCTAATGGGGCAATTAGAAACGAATACGCCGGACGATACCCCAATCGTATTCTGTTATCCGGCGAAAGTCGATGACAAGAGCTTACGATTCCTCGATGAATCTGAAGGAACATATTACCGCGCAAGGGTGATCGAACATGAGTGA
- a CDS encoding HNH endonuclease — translation MPPDRLRSIVPLFGGGTRYVETLDAILEFVEAHQPTTDELVGWHRGSFANVSSRESILRRVRYLQQVGFLRQANEHWELGDAGREYVEQGDVGTLLRIMCDRNVGLRSLLYALVAGPMTLGEVSEQQLDTHPELGWSRGETDMAKQRVNWLRSMGLVEKQGDEYALTDDGRAFVERAVAEWADSDWTPSVSDAEMRAGTYEATVHARSVDPEFRATVLSRHDRTCPISGVDHPGLLDVAHVLSWSDYPDHRADLSNVLALSKTHHAAFDRELFTIDQDYRLRVNPEFESESDLLQRTIIDREGERISIPEESLEPQYVSEHNASLEWV, via the coding sequence ATGCCTCCGGATCGGCTTCGCAGTATTGTTCCATTGTTTGGCGGTGGGACGCGGTATGTCGAGACGTTGGACGCGATTCTCGAGTTTGTCGAGGCGCATCAGCCGACGACGGATGAACTCGTTGGGTGGCATCGGGGATCGTTTGCGAATGTGTCGAGTCGGGAGTCGATTCTGCGGCGGGTGCGGTATTTGCAGCAGGTCGGATTCCTCCGCCAAGCGAACGAGCATTGGGAGCTCGGCGATGCAGGTCGGGAGTACGTTGAGCAGGGCGATGTGGGGACGTTGCTGCGGATTATGTGTGATCGGAACGTCGGATTGAGGAGTCTTTTGTATGCGTTGGTTGCTGGGCCGATGACGCTCGGGGAGGTGAGTGAGCAGCAGCTCGATACGCATCCGGAGTTGGGGTGGAGTCGCGGGGAGACGGACATGGCGAAACAGCGAGTGAATTGGCTGCGGAGTATGGGGCTCGTCGAGAAGCAAGGTGACGAGTACGCGTTGACGGATGACGGGCGAGCGTTCGTGGAGCGTGCGGTGGCGGAGTGGGCTGATTCAGACTGGACACCGTCGGTGAGTGATGCCGAGATGCGTGCGGGGACGTACGAAGCGACGGTCCACGCTCGGTCGGTTGATCCGGAGTTCCGGGCGACGGTGCTGTCACGGCATGACCGAACGTGCCCGATTTCCGGAGTGGATCATCCCGGCCTGCTAGACGTGGCGCATGTCCTCTCGTGGAGCGACTATCCGGACCACCGGGCCGACCTCTCGAACGTGCTGGCCCTCAGCAAGACACACCACGCGGCCTTTGACCGGGAGCTGTTCACGATTGATCAGGACTACCGGCTGCGTGTGAACCCGGAATTCGAGAGCGAGAGTGACCTGTTACAGCGGACGATCATTGACCGTGAAGGGGAACGGATCTCGATTCCGGAGGAGAGTCTGGAGCCACAGTACGTCTCGGAGCATAATGCGTCGCTTGAGTGGGTGTGA
- a CDS encoding metallophosphoesterase → MYTHNRGGFRTSVSGHPELPSELEVIAELISPDGNGFVYTMGAGNELTELYDSLTVLYGSLPSGTDPEWREALKSVLYGGELLADEASCYGKQQNERNRGKRKEYARRHGNGERVTEFSAITVAEPRLEDKRYVPSGAVLPVAPESGEVLPVKVSGDEVDRAIVLLSEFPAEPAADRPGDGVDVLLDPERVRQVRKRVTGGEETSILFVSDTHFGYENRAITGSGKTVSWIDEISSIDTVKRVVEIAIDRDVDAVLHTGDILDHEVEADTLEAVAFWFEVLSESGIPVYCIVGSHDHTSYEPEYPDSVNGISWLKEQVKKGRLTELSTSPTTVAGGPVDAYGIPAGNVGIDDVGKFQSREWTPSNIAFGAASPGPNILCLHDGVTPYRGSDADVELDQLLAQSRVSFDCVLIGDEHRPKNRDFEDGYTFEAGDETPVFYTGPAIRISEPYQNRDAFVTELSISDTGVTTKRHSV, encoded by the coding sequence ATGTACACACACAATAGGGGAGGTTTTAGAACCAGCGTCTCTGGCCACCCCGAGCTTCCGTCGGAGTTAGAAGTAATCGCCGAGTTGATATCACCCGACGGAAATGGATTCGTATATACAATGGGCGCTGGGAATGAGTTGACTGAGCTCTACGATTCTCTGACTGTTCTTTATGGGTCACTGCCGTCTGGAACGGATCCGGAATGGAGGGAGGCGTTGAAATCCGTCCTCTATGGTGGGGAGTTGTTGGCTGATGAGGCTTCCTGTTACGGGAAACAACAGAATGAGCGGAATCGTGGGAAGCGGAAGGAGTACGCGCGCCGGCATGGGAACGGGGAGCGGGTGACAGAGTTTTCGGCGATCACAGTGGCGGAGCCGCGACTAGAGGACAAGCGGTACGTGCCGTCTGGGGCTGTGTTGCCGGTTGCGCCTGAGTCTGGTGAAGTTCTTCCCGTGAAGGTGTCGGGGGATGAGGTGGATCGTGCGATTGTGTTGCTTTCTGAGTTCCCGGCTGAACCAGCAGCTGATCGGCCAGGTGATGGTGTCGATGTGTTGCTTGATCCGGAGCGAGTTCGGCAAGTGCGGAAGCGTGTCACTGGCGGTGAGGAGACGTCTATCCTGTTCGTGAGTGATACTCACTTTGGGTACGAGAATCGTGCGATTACGGGGAGCGGAAAGACTGTGTCGTGGATTGACGAGATCTCAAGTATTGATACAGTAAAGCGGGTCGTTGAGATTGCTATCGACAGGGATGTGGATGCGGTCCTCCATACTGGCGACATCTTGGATCACGAAGTTGAGGCTGACACGTTGGAGGCTGTAGCGTTCTGGTTCGAAGTGCTATCTGAAAGCGGAATCCCCGTGTACTGTATTGTCGGGTCGCACGATCATACTTCGTATGAACCAGAGTATCCGGACTCTGTTAACGGGATTTCGTGGCTGAAAGAACAGGTGAAGAAGGGACGCCTCACAGAGTTGTCAACGAGCCCAACCACTGTCGCTGGCGGCCCTGTTGATGCGTACGGGATCCCTGCGGGGAACGTGGGGATTGATGATGTGGGGAAGTTCCAGTCACGCGAGTGGACACCGTCCAATATCGCGTTCGGGGCAGCGTCGCCTGGACCGAATATCCTTTGTCTACACGATGGAGTGACGCCGTATCGGGGGTCCGATGCTGACGTTGAGTTGGATCAGTTACTCGCCCAATCGCGCGTCTCGTTTGACTGCGTGCTGATCGGCGATGAGCACCGCCCGAAGAACCGGGATTTCGAGGACGGGTATACGTTTGAAGCCGGTGATGAGACACCGGTGTTCTACACGGGGCCAGCGATACGGATTAGTGAGCCGTACCAGAACCGCGACGCGTTCGTGACTGAGCTGTCAATCTCTGATACAGGGGTGACAACGAAGCGGCACTCGGTATGA
- a CDS encoding DNA repair exonuclease, which translates to MASLEVLCTADIHIGRRPSRLPDRFDSVEFSPRQVWADLAATAVNRGVDAVVVAGDLVDSENRYAEAFGAVESVATTLAEAEIPLVVVAGNHDADVLPDLADAIDHLQLLGRNGTWERTSLTDADDDSLLHLEGWSFPGRYHHESPLATYDLSDDGVPRLGVVHADVSDEDRYAPVAVDDLATSGHTAWVLGHLHVPGTRHDNPPVLYPGSLQPLDPSETGGHGAWLLSVGTDGTVEAEPLGSATLHYEEVTVSTAPEEGFHDIVDATHEQLRDVVTECGAETELLAVKLVIEGRTDAHTDLRTRRGELEQIELTEGGTTVRVIDVNINTSPSIDLAERAGDDDPIGYLAGLLRALDGDEPIEPYQDVIEAAHASVRETHDSNAYRELKSHDESYTRPTEAETKDVLRQQARRLVDAFVEQQGVTADE; encoded by the coding sequence ATGGCTTCACTCGAGGTTCTGTGTACGGCGGATATCCATATTGGACGCCGTCCGAGTCGGCTTCCCGATAGATTTGATTCGGTTGAATTCTCGCCGCGACAGGTCTGGGCTGATCTTGCGGCGACGGCTGTGAATCGGGGAGTGGATGCGGTCGTCGTTGCGGGGGATCTCGTGGATAGCGAAAACAGGTACGCCGAGGCGTTCGGGGCTGTTGAGTCTGTGGCGACGACGCTGGCGGAGGCAGAGATTCCGCTCGTCGTTGTCGCCGGTAACCACGATGCCGACGTGCTGCCGGACCTGGCCGATGCAATTGATCACCTCCAGTTGCTCGGCCGGAACGGGACGTGGGAACGAACGTCTCTCACCGACGCAGATGATGATTCGCTTCTTCATCTTGAGGGGTGGTCGTTCCCGGGTCGGTACCATCACGAGAGTCCGTTAGCCACGTACGACCTGTCCGACGACGGTGTGCCGCGTCTCGGCGTTGTCCACGCAGACGTGAGTGACGAGGATCGGTACGCTCCAGTTGCCGTAGATGACTTGGCGACAAGTGGGCACACGGCGTGGGTGCTTGGGCACCTCCACGTCCCGGGGACACGCCACGACAACCCGCCGGTTCTCTATCCGGGCTCCCTACAGCCGCTGGACCCGAGCGAGACTGGCGGTCACGGGGCGTGGTTGCTCTCGGTCGGGACTGACGGCACGGTTGAGGCAGAGCCGCTCGGGTCGGCGACACTGCACTACGAGGAGGTCACCGTCTCAACAGCCCCCGAGGAGGGATTCCACGACATCGTCGATGCCACGCACGAGCAGTTGCGTGACGTAGTCACCGAGTGTGGTGCTGAAACCGAGCTTTTAGCGGTCAAATTGGTGATTGAGGGGCGGACGGACGCACATACCGACCTACGCACTCGACGTGGGGAACTCGAACAGATTGAACTCACGGAAGGCGGGACGACAGTGCGGGTCATCGATGTCAATATTAACACGAGCCCCTCGATCGACCTCGCTGAGCGCGCCGGCGACGATGATCCAATCGGGTATTTGGCCGGACTGTTGCGCGCACTCGACGGGGATGAACCCATAGAACCCTACCAAGACGTCATTGAGGCGGCGCATGCGAGTGTCCGAGAGACGCACGACTCCAACGCGTATCGGGAACTCAAGAGCCATGATGAGTCCTATACTCGTCCGACGGAAGCCGAAACGAAAGACGTTCTTCGCCAACAGGCGCGGCGGCTCGTTGATGCGTTCGTTGAGCAACAGGGGGTGACGGCCGATGAGTGA
- a CDS encoding BrxE family protein — protein MTSADVADVFASTRETLEKAGIANDFFLDLVASRLVVERIGESSNQNWWESRVLSETGRTRLSEVTPKTKLKSRVTLALKVGRKAESDRVADDSISLFSFGPQIESRLTAAIEELEGDDDLTFEALEDLSVQSLGKGWTDGIITATASNISSTDTTEPQQSPGPGESYLIGEKGYTQDEIEPDKWRILTTFLRGYGQCTDQLQVPYYNLESELKSENA, from the coding sequence ATGACCTCCGCTGACGTCGCCGACGTGTTCGCCTCAACCAGAGAAACGCTCGAGAAAGCAGGAATTGCCAATGACTTCTTTCTGGATCTTGTCGCTTCCCGTCTTGTAGTAGAACGGATCGGTGAATCGAGTAATCAGAATTGGTGGGAATCCCGGGTTCTATCTGAGACTGGTCGTACTCGGCTGTCTGAAGTAACCCCAAAAACAAAGCTGAAATCCCGAGTTACTCTCGCATTGAAAGTTGGCCGCAAAGCAGAATCAGATCGGGTTGCTGATGATTCAATCTCACTTTTCTCCTTCGGGCCCCAGATAGAATCACGCCTTACCGCTGCCATTGAGGAGCTGGAAGGCGACGACGATCTGACGTTTGAAGCGCTCGAAGACCTATCGGTCCAGTCGCTGGGGAAGGGATGGACAGACGGTATTATTACCGCAACTGCGTCGAACATCTCCAGTACAGACACCACTGAGCCTCAGCAGAGTCCGGGTCCTGGCGAATCATATCTAATCGGCGAGAAGGGCTATACCCAAGATGAGATTGAGCCCGATAAATGGAGAATTCTCACCACTTTCCTTCGAGGATACGGACAGTGTACCGATCAGCTTCAGGTGCCGTACTACAACCTTGAGTCAGAACTTAAATCGGAGAACGCGTGA